Below is a genomic region from Parus major isolate Abel chromosome 19, Parus_major1.1, whole genome shotgun sequence.
GTGGCTCCCATCCCACCGGCACAGAGCAGCTTGGAGCACGGAGAACTCATTAACAGCAACCCCAGGGGTGCTGACAGCCAGCCACGAGTGTCCTGAGAAAGGGAGGGTGCACAGCTGGGGGCTTGGGGACCCCAGACATTGAGGGAATTCCACATCCCACATCCAGGGAGgctcagaggcagctgctgggggagaTTGAAAGGGTTTTGGGGAGAATTGAAAGACTTTCGGAGAATCCAAAGGGTTGTTGGAGGGACTGAAGGGGTTGGAGGGAACTGAAAGGGTCTTGAGTGTGACTGAAAAAGGTTTTGGGGGTTTGAGAAGAGGTTGGAGAGGACTGAAAGGGTCTTAAGGGTGACTGAAAGGGGTTTTGGGGATTCAGAAAAGGTTGGAGAGGACTGAAAGGGTTTTGAGGGTGACTGAAAGGGGTTTTGGGGATTGAGAAGAGGTTGGAGGGGACTGAAAGGGTTTGGggagctccctgccctgctaAACACGGCCACAGAGATTTctctgggctgtgtgtgcatcCCGGGTACCACAACACCACCCCCGTTCCCAGGCACTTCCCCGCGGggctgggaatgcagcaggTTGCCAAGAGCTGCTCTCCGGCTCCTGCTCCCATTCCATCCAGAGGATTTTTAAGGAGAGCCGCGGGTGAAGTGCCATTAAAACGCTGACATTTCCTGCCTTGTGCAAACCATCGGGGATGCCGGGAGCGGGCAGGCGGAGAGGGAACAGCTGCTCGCTCCAGCTGCGCCCGGCAACGCGCGGCTGCCTCGGGTGGCAGCCACAAACCTTGTCCCCAGCGCGGGGACATCCAGCACAGCCGCGTCTCCTGGATGCCGGGAAGCCACGCAAGCATcgctttgtttttttttccagggattCAGAGGATGGGTAAAGAAAACCACCCTCGGCGGCTGCGGGAGGTGCCCGAGCTGCCACAGACGCAGCGTTTGGATGAGGAGAAATCCCTGCTCCGCTGGGGACACCACCCGCATCCCTGTCCCGGGATGTCGCCAAGGGATTTGTGGCGCTGCGGGCTCGGTGGGTGCGGGGCTGGCTCGGGCACCCACCCTGGCACGCTGGAAAAGGGGAAGACCGGGCTTTGGAAAGAGGAAATGAGCCCAGGCAGGactgggggaagggggaaggaacCCGCAGCCATCCCTCAGGCAGCGAAGGAGGGGCGGAGGgctggaattaaaaattaactggtgtaggcagcagtgctgctctgccctaGGGGGGGtggtgggaaaataaataaaaatttaaataaaaaatcgaactgaaaaggaaagaaaaaatagatcagaaaagaaaaaaatcaaactgaaaaggaaagaaaaatagatcagaaaaggaaagaaaaaaatagaactagaaaggaaagaaacaatagagctaaaaaggaaagaaagaatagAATGATAAAttggagaaaaatggaaataaaaaaaagaaaaaaggatagtattaaaaataaaatacatttaaaagcaaaagggaataaaaaataaaaaaaaataactgaaaaaagagaaaaataataaaaagctaaGACTAgaattacaaaagaaaacaaaaataaaataaaagatgaaataataaatgaaggaataaaaaagggaaaggggcaaaaatgaaagaaaaaatatttaaaaataaataatgaaatacaaagtttaaaagtgaaaatactggaataaaaatagaatagaattaGATAAGAATTAGAATAGCattagaataaattaaaaattatgggAGTAATTTATTATCctaacattaaaaaatccaataaaataaaataaataataaaaaattcaaataaaataaattgtcacattaaaaaaaaaaaaatcaatactaaataaagtaaatttaaaaattaaaagccattCCAAAACAACAGGCAGACCCTTTCCCTTGCTTTCCTGGCATAAAGACCAGAGGAAGATTTGGCAGCCTCAGCTGAGGGGGGTTCCCGTCACTCCCTGTACCAAATCCTGTGGGGTCTGGCGGTTCCccaggggattttggggtgctcCATCACCCCCGGCTGTCTCCAGCAGGGTCTGAGCTGTCCGTGCAGAGGGGATACCCCGCAGAGGGAACTCCTCGGAGGAAAGCAGCGATCCCAAAAGCCGTGCCAGGCCAGGGAACCGGATCCCCCGAGGGGGCCGGGGCCACACACGGCCAAGGTCGCGCTCGGGTTTCCCTCCCCGCTGTCCCAGCCCAGCGCCACGTCCCAAAGCCACCGGTCCGGAAAGCTCCgctccaggagctgtgctccagcagctttccagctctcccaaaATCCAGAGCCTCCCGAAAGCCAGAGCCTGCCCGTGCTGGGTCAAGCTCCGGCGGGGAGTTGTGCCAAGGGATTTAAAAATCAGGCCCTGACACaggggatttaaaaaaagaaaaaaaaaaaaaaaaaaaaaaggagagagaaaaaaaaaaagtcatgtttctttccttgtttaTCCTCTTTTTCCATGACGGCTGCAGGgatttttgctggttttccgGCTGCCGAGCGCTCCTCAGCAGCTTCCCGCTGCCTTGGTGGCGGCTGGGGACACCCCGGTGCTGTCCCCACATCCCGCCCCATAGCGATCAGAGCCATGAGGGGAACACCGGGAATTTCTGGGAGGGATATCCCGAGCCAGGGCTGCCCCCGGTCCTCAGGCAGGTGGGATGGAGCCGGGGCTGGGAATGGAGCGGGGATTGGGGACACGGCACCGGGACAGCCCCCGCTCCTTCGGGGATGGAGGTGCCCGGTCCTGCTGCGCGCCCGGGGGTCCCTGCGAGGGTCCCTCTGTGGTGGGGACAGCCCCGTGGCAGCCCCCAAAGTGAGAGCACTGCTTGGGATACCCAAAACACTGCTGGGGACACGCAAAAATGTCCTGAAGGaaacccccagctcctccccagagCAAGGGGGATCCCAAAGCCACAGTGAGGGAACTCCCAAAGCAAGGGGGATTCCAAAACCAGCCTATGGGGAACCCCCAAAGTAGATGCACTGCTGAGGGGTACCCCAAATCCACCCTGAAGGGAACCCCCAGAGGAAGCACACTGCTGAGGGGGAACCTAAAGCCACCCTGGGGGGAATCCTCAATGCAGGGCGACTCCAAAGCCATCCTGGAGGGAACATCCCAAGGGATGGTACCCCAAAAGGGGATCCTAAAGCCACCTGGGGGTGAGCCCCTAAATCACATACACTGCTGGGGGGtccccaaaccattctgggcAAGCCCCCAAAGCAGGAAGGACGCTCTAAGGCCACCCTGAGGTGGTGTCCCCATCAGGGACCTGTTGGGGGGACACCCCGCAGCGCTCCCGGGATGCCCCCGCCCCGAACCTCTCCCGGCCCCCGCGGGGGCACTCACATGTCCTTGGCGGGCAGATTCCTGCCCTCCACGATGCGGATGGAGAGGGCGCTGCGCCGGGCCATGGCGGGCGGGCAGCGGAGCCGAGCGGAGCCGAGCGGAGCCAAACGGCGCCGAGCGCGGCCTCGAACCCGCGGCCCCGAGCACAGCGCCCATGTGCGGGCCGGCGCCGGCGGCCGCCAATCAGCGCGCGGGGGCGGGGCAAGGGGCGGGGCATAGGGCTGCGCTCATTGGGTAATGCGATAGTGCAGGGGCGGGGCCTGAGCGAGGTGGGCGGGGCCTGAGCGGGGTGGGCGGGGCCGGCTCCCCGCGCTGCCGGGGTCCCCCCGCGGGGTCCCCTCTGTCCTCTCTGTCCCCTCggtcccctctgtcccctcagtGCCCCCCAGCCCCCGGCACCACCCGCGGCTCCAGGGcgctgcagccccagcccgaACCAAACCCACAGCGGATCCTTCCTCGACCCCCGAACCTGGGGGGCTGCAGCATCGGCCGCGCTGCTCTGCACCCCAAGCCTCCACCGTTTCATTGATTTTTAACctatttttttggttgtttcgAAAGTACTGCACCTCCCGGCTGCAGCACACCCGAGGGCAGGTGGCATTTCTGGGTGCTTGGTGCCCTATAAATACCAGCGGAGGGTCGGTGAACCCCCCACCATGGCGAGACCCACCTGGGCTGGAGGGCTCGGCCGGCACCCAAagctggggctcagctgtgccGGCCAAGATGGTCCTTGGCATTTTCCCCGcggggacactgcagggacacgCTGGGAACACAGCGCTCTGTTCCTACAGCGCTGCCCCTCTGCCTCCCCCGCACAGGGGGACAGCAAGGGGACAAGGTGCTGTCCCCGCCACCATCCCACGAGCCTCCCCGTGTGCCAGCCCCACAAGCGGTCAGGGCCACATGTGCCACCTCCAGCAAGGCACGCGTGGCAGGTGACAGCCCCCCTCCAGCCCTCGAAGCCCTTTGCGGGGGAAGCAGATGTTTTATTTCGGGGCACGAGGGGTCGGGCGGAGAGAAGCCGCGTTTGCCGGATGGAACCATCCCTCCGCTGCTCCCACGCTGATCTCGGCAGGAGTTAATGGCTGGATTTGCTTGATTTCCCTTGGCCGGGCTCCACGGAGGCGGCTCCGGCAGCGGGGGGGGTGCAGGTTGCTAAAACCCCTCCCAGGAGGCACAAGGACACCTCGTAAGGGCGCTGTGACCGGGCTGGGGCGTCAATGCGATGCTGCCCTTGGCGTGGTGCCTGCGGGGGAAAATGGGGTTTTTAATACTTGTATTTGATGTATATAGGTACACACACACCTGCCCTGGCTCCGCCCACGGCGGGATGGGGCACCAGAGGGGTCTCATCCTACCCGGGCTGCGGGATCTGGGCACCCACAGCCCAGATATCGGCACCAGAGACCCACGCCCCACTCTAGGATAGGGAATGATGAATCCTGTCCCTTCCAGCCGCTGGTACAGGATCAGCTTCCCCTTCCCCCCAATCCTCACCAGTGCAGGATCAGCCCCCAGATCCCCCAGACTGGGCTCAGGGACACCCCAGGTGCAGGATCAGCCCCTGGATCCCCCAGATCGGGCTTAGGGACACCCCAGGTGCAGGATCAGACACTCCGGGGTGCCGGTCCCCTCTTGGGGTCTCACGGCTCTCCCGGTCCCCTCTTGGGGTCTCACGGCTCTCAGAGGAACCCGAGCTGCACCCGGGACGGATTGGGTCATCTCGGGGTGTGGCAGCCCCTCCTCTGGGCTTGGTCAGGAAGAGTTTTTGTAGGATAAAAGGGGTTGGAGAAACACCCCCCACCACCCACGACCCCCACCTCACGGGGCATTTCAGTGCCCAGGCTCCCCTCACTGCCCCGAACCCAGGGGACTTTTCCCCATCCCAAGTGGTCACATCGATGCCCCAGCTGGGTGTGACAACCCCTCCCACCCCAGAGCATCCCCGGCCGCACCCTGCCCGGGGCAGGAGCTGTCTACCAGCCAGCGATGGGGCTCAGAGTGGGGGTTCAGGGGACCACGGGGCTTTGCAGGAGGCTGCGGGAGGCATCGAGGAGTCACGAACGGGAGGCACAGGCCGGGCACAAAGCATGCGGAAAAGCCTTTAATGTCTTGTTCCATCGCCCCCTTCCCGGGTGGCGGCTCCAGCCGTGTCCCCACGGCGGTGGAACGGTGCCACCCGCAGGGATGGAACGGTGCGGATCACATCTCCCCCCGCACGGGGGGAGCCTGGGTGGGGCGGAGGGGGCTCAGAGCCGGGCGGCCGGGGCTCAGAGCCGGGCGGCCGGCTGGTCATAAACGTGGTGGGTGTTGTACCGCCGCACCGTCACCGACTCCGGCTTGCTGAAGGTGCTGCTGTCGCCGCACGAGTCcgagctggggagggaaggagggctCAGGGGTGAGGGTGGGCACCGAGGGATGACGGCGTCACCCTCTGGTCCCAGCACGCTGGGTGGGACTCGGCGGTGGCGCTCACCTCCAGAAGACGAGCATGGCCACCAGCGCGGCCAGGAGGATGGCGAAGAGGATGGAGAGGATGGTGGTGATGGCGATCATGCCGGCGCTGTGCCCGCTGCCCGTCGTGGAGACGCTGCTGGGTGACTTGGCtggggagagagcaggaggagagggagcaggatgCAGGGGTACACAGCCCAGAGAGGCTCAGGGGCTCCGGGTGGGTGGCGGTGTGCTCGCGTGTGCCAGCAAAATGTGCCATCACGCGCTGTACATGAGTGAGACCCGCGGCAGATCCCtacctcagtttccccagctgcTCACAGGACCCCTCACCCCAAACCGCTGTTGCTCAGCATTCAGCCCCCTAGGACCACCCCACACGCCCAGGACCACCCCATATCCTCCCTCGTTGACTGCGGGCCGGGTGCGGGGGCAGGACGAGCACCCCCGGCAGCGGTACCTGTCCTCAGCATGATTTGCGCCGACCAGGCTGTCTCAGCCACGGGCACAGAGCCCTCCAGGGCGAGGAACTTCACCCTGAGATGGGAAAGGAGGTTGGCCAGGGTGCCGTGAGCCGGGGGGCTGCCGGCAGCCCTCGAGAGGGGCAGTCCCCGCGGGCAGCCTCACCGGTACGGcccggggccgggcagggggCCATTGCACGTGGGTCTCGAAACATCCTGAGCGCAGCTCGTCTCGCTGCCCACGCGCAGCACCGTGATCTCCCCGTCGGGTTTGGGACAGGGGTAATTGCCCAGGGTGGCATTGAGGGTCATGTAGGCATGGACCGGGTCAGGGAAGCTCTGGAATGCGGTCTCGGAAGTCCCCGGCCCCGCGCTGGTGTTGAAGGTGGATAcggctgcagggatggggatgcgGGTGAGGAGGGACTTGGTGGGGGTACAAGGACCCCTGCAAGCCCCCTGCACTGCGCTGCTCCCACCTACCCTGGTCCAGGGCCACCACCAGCCAGATGTCGGCGTTGCCATAGTCCTGGAATACGCAGCGGGGCTGGTCCAGCACGAAGGTGGAGGCGGTGATCTGCCCCCCCAGCCGGGGGTCCTGGCTCAGGACTGGCCTGTACTGCAGCTGGGCTGCGGTGAGAAGCCGAGGGGATGCGGTGGAGGGTGTGGATCCCCCGCTGCAGCCCCGGAACGGAGGCTCTGACCGGCGGCAGCGGTGCCGGGGCTCGGGGTGGGGACAGCGACAGGAGGCGGCTGAACCCTGGGATCTCCCACCCCCGGTCTGGGCTCAGACACGCGTTTCATTAAAAGGGGAAGCAAAGACACTCCTTGGTCACAGGCGCGGGGGGGAAGCACCCGGGTGGGTGACACCAGGGACACTCAGGGTGGCGCCCAGAACAGGGGAGGGCATCAGCTGCCCTTCACCTCCGGGTTCAGGGGGGTCCTGGTGGACTCCAGTGAGGACCTCCAGAGAAACCCACACTGCGCCAGTCAACCAATATCAGGGACGTCAGAGCGACAGAACAGGATCCAGAATAGGGGAGGGACATCAGCCGCCCCACACCTCCAGGCTCAGCGGGATCCTGGCGGGCAGGATCCCCGCAGTGCCAAGGGGAATGGCGAGCCCATCCCATGGCTGAACTCACCTATGCCGTGGGCGGcgggcaggagcaggaggagcagcggGAGCATGGTGCGGGCGCCTGGGTGCCGAAGGAGGCAGTGCGGGCGCTGAGGCTCCGCGTCCCCGTGGGACCCGCCTGTGGTCACCAACCGCCCACATTCCTGCAGCGGCCGCAGCCCCGTGGCAAACAGGTTGGGCTCGTTTCCCCGGgagcattttgttttgttttgtttgagcACCCGCCGGCGAAGCGTGCTGAGAACCGCTGCGTTTGCGGCATGGATGGGTGACACCCTCACCCGGGCGGTGGGAACGGGATATCCCGTGGTGATGCGTCCCACAGACCCCACCAGTGGCAGCAAATGCCCCCCACACCGGCATCAAGTGGCACCAAGCCAGGGCATCAAGTGGTTTTTGAGGTCCCCAACCTCACAGTCCCACCCTGCATGGCCGAACACCAGGCAGAGACAGTCGCAGACGTAAAATCAGATTTTACTTGACAGGACAGTTCATGTCtagtggagggtgtccctgcccgggTTGAAAAGAGTCTGTACAGCCCCTTCCAACCCGAACTGTTCCGTGACTCTCTGGCACGGCTGGGGGGC
It encodes:
- the LOC107212718 gene encoding uroplakin-3b-like protein 1 — its product is MLPLLLLLLPAAHGIAQLQYRPVLSQDPRLGGQITASTFVLDQPRCVFQDYGNADIWLVVALDQAVSTFNTSAGPGTSETAFQSFPDPVHAYMTLNATLGNYPCPKPDGEITVLRVGSETSCAQDVSRPTCNGPLPGPGPYRVKFLALEGSVPVAETAWSAQIMLRTAKSPSSVSTTGSGHSAGMIAITTILSILFAILLAALVAMLVFWSSDSCGDSSTFSKPESVTVRRYNTHHVYDQPAARL